A stretch of Schistocerca americana isolate TAMUIC-IGC-003095 chromosome 3, iqSchAmer2.1, whole genome shotgun sequence DNA encodes these proteins:
- the LOC124607288 gene encoding 40S ribosomal protein S10, translating to MLMPKKNRVAIYEYLFKEGVMVAKKDFHAPKHPALELQTIPNLQVIKAMQSLKSRGYVTEQFAWRHFYWYLTNEGITYLRSYLHLPAEIVPSTLKRQARQETARPRPSAPRSEAARPAEDRAAYRRAPGAAAAGPDKKADVGAGTGELEFRGSFGRGRGAPQ from the exons ATGTTGATGCCAAAGAAGAATAGAGTTGCTATTTACGAATACCTTTTTAAAGAAGGTGTTATGGTCGCCAAGAAAGATTTTCATGCGCCGAAACATCCTGCTCTCGAACTACAAACCATACCTAACCTTCAGGTGATAAAAGCCATGCAG TCATTGAAGTCAAGAGGATATGTAACAGAGCAGTTTGCTTGGAGACATTTTTATTGGTACCTTACAAATGAAGGCATAACATACTTAAGAAGTTATCTTCATCTCCCAGCTGAG atTGTTCCATCAACTCTGAAACGCCAAGCACGGCAGGAAACTGCTCGACCGAGGCCGAGTGCTCCTCGCTCTGAAGCTGCCAGGCCAGCTGAAGACCGTGCTGCGTACAGGCGGGCCCCAGGTGCTGCTGCTGCAGGCCCAGACAAGAAAGCGGATGTTGGTGCAGGGACAGGAGAACTTGAATTC CGTGGCAGTTTTGGAAGAGGACGGGGAGCACCTCAGTGA